In Fusobacterium canifelinum, a genomic segment contains:
- a CDS encoding helix-turn-helix transcriptional regulator gives MSKLVFKSKDNEMIFHPGYLIKNIMDEEEKDIKGMVQLLGLTEKEITALINAEISITDDMIDRIVKNYGTSKELWKNFQNKYDLKMKELKENSFIFTFERENEISSDIANNILNNFSQRLQVATRR, from the coding sequence ATGAGTAAGTTAGTTTTTAAATCAAAAGATAACGAAATGATTTTTCACCCAGGATATTTAATCAAAAATATAATGGATGAAGAAGAGAAAGATATAAAAGGAATGGTACAGTTATTAGGTTTAACCGAAAAGGAAATCACAGCTCTTATAAATGCTGAAATAAGTATAACAGATGATATGATAGATAGGATTGTTAAAAACTATGGAACATCTAAGGAATTATGGAAGAACTTTCAAAATAAGTATGATTTAAAAATGAAAGAACTTAAAGAAAATTCTTTTATTTTTACTTTTGAAAGAGAAAATGAAATTAGTTCAGACATAGCAAATAATATATTGAATAATTTTTCTCAAAGGTTGCAAGTAGCTACAAGGAGATAA
- a CDS encoding addiction module toxin RelE, whose protein sequence is MKVRYKDKKIREICENQKKAIKRYNKIIAEKLIFSIEFLKNSNSLKDVADYTNFRLHELKYDRKGQFAIDLGKTTGYRLIIEPITVNRKNETISYESINIVEIVEVSNHYE, encoded by the coding sequence ATGAAAGTTAGATATAAAGATAAAAAAATTCGAGAGATTTGTGAAAATCAGAAAAAGGCAATAAAAAGGTATAATAAAATTATTGCTGAGAAACTAATTTTTTCTATTGAATTTTTAAAGAACTCTAACTCTTTAAAAGATGTTGCAGATTACACTAATTTTAGACTTCATGAGTTAAAATATGATAGAAAAGGACAATTTGCAATAGATTTAGGAAAAACAACAGGATATAGACTAATTATAGAACCTATTACTGTCAACAGAAAAAATGAAACAATATCTTATGAAAGTATAAATATTGTTGAAATAGTGGAGGTGTCAAATCATTATGAGTAA